The following nucleotide sequence is from Desulfatirhabdium butyrativorans DSM 18734.
GGGGATTGATCCATCCATCATCAATACCTATATCATCCCTTCTTCAGTCGCCAAAATGGGAAAGACAGAGGAAGCAGACACATTTGTCTTTCTCCAACGCGTGTTTTTACCGGAAAATAAGGCCGAATTTGACAGTTATTTGAATACTGCCAGTCAATGGGCTCAGGTCTTTTATCTTTCATTCCCCGACCAAAGCTCTCTGAGACCGTTTCTCATGCCGGAAATGAAAATTCGGGGCACTGGAAAAACCGAAGTGGATATGATGCCCGCTCTTGACAGATTGGAGTCGACCATTCTGGCAAACCATCCAGGTTATCAGGCGAAGAAGCTGGAAACCGGCATTTGGCTGAACGAGTGGCTGGATGGTTTTCAAAGAGGCGTAAATCTTCTGGGGGAATGCCGGGACACGACGTATTTGCGGACACCTGATTTTTCACTCGATTCGGATAGTTTCTTGATGGTTTTCGGCGTAAACCATGAAGCTACAGGGAAAGCAACTTATTCGAATTTCAGCGTGTATCAGGCGGAGATGGAACTGGGAATTGCTGGAAAGAACAGCAGGGAGTTTGCAGACAGCGCCGACGGGTATGATCTGGGACAATACAACAGCCTGACCCGTTATTTGTATGCCTATAAAATCGCCCGTAATTGCAATAATGAGACGAACTGTTTGCCCGTCAATACCGTTCCTACTACAGCAAGCTGCCCATTCTCAAACGGCTGTCCTTTTGTTGATCTGAAAGGGGATCTTTTCCTTGGATTCCGCGCATATGTTGAGCCGGAAACCGGTGTGGGCCCTTACTGGTATGAAATTTTGTGGGATCGAGCCATTCTTTTTACGCCAAAACAATAACGGCATGATGCCCATATGTGGTAGCCGCCGGTTATGACGCTGGTTTTCAGGATCGCCAGTGCCTGTGTTCCTGAGCGATCCTGTTAGCACAAATTCATGGTTGTTACACCAAAAAACTTGGAATCGAGACAATTGCAAAACCATCGTATTTGGTCACCCCGGCGAAAGCCGGGGCCCGGAACGTGCTAAAAAGACTGGATTCCGGCTTTCGCCGAAATGGCACAAGAGGACTTTTGCAATTGGCTCAATCTTATCGATAAATGTGACAAGCTCCGATTTGGGCGCTACGGATTTTTCAGTCGAAATCTCATGGCGTCGGAAAATCCGACGGTATCGTTTCTTGTTTTAGACATACGTCTCGATATCCAGCTTGTGTTTGAGCACGATTTCATTTTGATAGCAAAATGGAGTCGGCAATCGGCAACCCGAAATCCCCGATCAGTAATTGTTGCGGTTCTTCGTTTACGGCACACTGAAACGGGTCTACCGGAACCATCGATGTTTCTGAGCCCAAGCCCAAGATCACAGGACATTTTGAGAAAACTTACGATCTTGGATAGTCACCTATATGCGGTGTGATGGCCCTGCCGAGCCAATCGATACATTTGCCCAAATGGCGCATGTTGGCCAAACCCTCTTCGTCCTGAACAACCTCTCCCATACCCAAACCAAAGCCCATATTCCAGTAGGTCGAGCCAGGGATGATCATTCTGGACATCTGGAACATGTGGTTGATGGTATCATATACGTGTGTAGCGCCGCCGCGTCTTACCGCCACTACAGCCGCGCCTATTTTCCCGGAAAAAGCGTGATCGTTGGCATAAGCGACATAGCCTGCCCGTTCAATCAATGCCTTTAAATCGGCGGATACGGCCGCAAAATAGGTTGGAGATCCCAAAATGATGGCATCAGCCTTCAACATTTTTGCGAAGACATCGTTGAATTTATCCTTTTTGAATGCGCATTCGTTGTCCTTGTTTTCAAAGCATTTCTGGCAGGCAATACAACCCCGGATTGCCGTGCCGCCAACCTGGACAAGTTCCGTTGTCCAGCCAGTGCCCTGCAATTCCTTGAGGACCTCCCTCAGCAGCAGCTCGGTGTTTCCTCCCTTGCGTGGGCTTCCGTTTACAGCCAATGCATACATGAGCATCTCCTTGTTTGAAATTGTTTGATCGAAACGTATGAAGTACCGTCATCCGTAGGTCTCTCATGCAAAAGCCTTGCAACGCCGAAATCGGTCATTCGAAGCGGTCAACATCATTCGGCACGCAGTCTTTCGCAGGAGAGGCAACTGTTCGCACGGCCACCTTATGCGTACGTCGTGGCCAACCAGGGGTCAGGATTCCTGTAAAATCCCTTTTGAGGCTACTTTCTGGCCATCCGCCCTGAATCCTTCGTGAAACGTGACAGTGCCCTGCGGGATATGCCCGTCGAACGACAGGGCGAAGAAAACCTCCGGCGGAACGCCTTCGACCACAAGTCCAGGCACATTCTCGAATCCGAATCTCGCGTAATAATCCGGATGCCCCACGAGACAACATCCCTTGGCATTCAGGTCTTTCAGCCGTGACAATCCTTCTTGGATCAGCGCCTTGCCAATACCGTTGAGCTGATGTTCCGGCAAAACGGAAACGGGTCCAAGTCCATACCAGTCCGGTGTCCCGTCCGAAATGGTCACGGGAGAAAACGCGATATGGCCGATGACCCTGCCATCCATTTCTGCGACCAGCGATAGCGAAAGGGCCCTGGCGGCGCGCAGCGCCTCGATAATGAACTGTTCCGTGTGGCTGCCGATTGCCAATGTCCTGAATGCTGCCACGGTAACATCGGCAATTGCCCCAACATCGTCACGCGTCTCGTATCTGATAACAATCGCTGCGTTCATGGTCTCTTGTCTCGACTATTCCCGAATGCGGTTTTGAAACCGATTTTCATCCATTGCCCCTCAGCAGGAACGCGAGGATGCTGCCCATCAGATGATGGATCGATGTGTAACGGTCCTGACTTGCAGAAAGGATCTCTTCTTCTGCCTGAATATATGGGGATGGCACCAATTCATCGCGGCAATTGAAGACCAACTCCCTCGCCGATTCCGGTGTTGTTTCAAGGTGAAATTGAAGGCCGATCACCGACTGGCCTATCTGAAACGCTTGATTCCGACATCCCGCACTCTTCGCAAGGCGTATCGCCCTCGATGGCAAATCGAATGTCTCGCCGTGCCAATGAAAAACCGTTGCAAACGGCGGAAAACCGAAAACACTGCCGTCGTTGGAACCAATCGCATGAATCGGAAACCATCCAATTTCCTTTACCGGATTGCGAAAAACTCTTGCACCCATTGCGTTTGCAATCATCTGGGCGCCAAGACAAATGCCCAAGACCGGCTTTCCGGACCCAATAAATTCATGAATGAACCGCTTTTCGGCAACCAGCCACGGGAATTGATCTTCATCATTCACACTCATGGGACCACCCATGATGACAAGAAAATCGATTTTCTTGTCATCCGGGAAATTTGCTGCTTCGAAGAGCCGGGTATGGGTGATCTCGTACTCGGCAGCATTTAACCAGGGTTCAATGCTGCCAAGACCTTCGAACGGAACGTGCTGGAAGTAGTGTGCGCGCATTATTCCTCCTGAGATGGTCAACTGCAGCATAAGTGGAGACGTCAAACCGGAGTGCCGTATCACCCTCGGGTTTATTCCGACAACGGGTTCATCGGGAGATTTGGCGATCCAGTGGAGCGGCCTCCTTCGGTCATGCTTTCCAGATATGCAGCCAAATCAGATGGGGAATGAAAAATGAAATCAGGACTGGCTCCCTCAATTTCTTCCCGGCTTCCGTAGCCATAGGTAACCGCAGCAGTGGCAAGGCCGTTCTGTTTTCCCCCAACCATGTCGTAAACGCGATCTCCTACCATGAGTGACATTCGAGGGTCAAGGCCTTCGGTTTGCATTATGTGTGCTATCAGCTCTGTCTTGTCGGACAAACGGCCGTCAAGCTCGCTTCCGTAAATCCCACGGAAGTACCGGCTGAGCTGGAAATGTTCGAGAATGCGGGTAGCGAACACGGCAGGCTTCGAAGTTGCGAGGAAGATGTGGAATCCTGCCATGGAGATGTTCTGGAGAGCGGTCTCGATTCCCGGGTAGACAGAATTCTCGTAGATGCCGATTTCAGAGAACCTTTCCCGATAGTGCCGGAGAGCCAGGTCCAGCAACTTGCCGTCATGATCCTCCAGCAAATGGGAAAACGACTGTCTCAGCGGAGGGCCGATGCA
It contains:
- a CDS encoding flavodoxin family protein, with amino-acid sequence MYALAVNGSPRKGGNTELLLREVLKELQGTGWTTELVQVGGTAIRGCIACQKCFENKDNECAFKKDKFNDVFAKMLKADAIILGSPTYFAAVSADLKALIERAGYVAYANDHAFSGKIGAAVVAVRRGGATHVYDTINHMFQMSRMIIPGSTYWNMGFGLGMGEVVQDEEGLANMRHLGKCIDWLGRAITPHIGDYPRS
- a CDS encoding GNAT family N-acetyltransferase; this encodes MNAAIVIRYETRDDVGAIADVTVAAFRTLAIGSHTEQFIIEALRAARALSLSLVAEMDGRVIGHIAFSPVTISDGTPDWYGLGPVSVLPEHQLNGIGKALIQEGLSRLKDLNAKGCCLVGHPDYYARFGFENVPGLVVEGVPPEVFFALSFDGHIPQGTVTFHEGFRADGQKVASKGILQES
- a CDS encoding type 1 glutamine amidotransferase, which gives rise to MLQLTISGGIMRAHYFQHVPFEGLGSIEPWLNAAEYEITHTRLFEAANFPDDKKIDFLVIMGGPMSVNDEDQFPWLVAEKRFIHEFIGSGKPVLGICLGAQMIANAMGARVFRNPVKEIGWFPIHAIGSNDGSVFGFPPFATVFHWHGETFDLPSRAIRLAKSAGCRNQAFQIGQSVIGLQFHLETTPESARELVFNCRDELVPSPYIQAEEEILSASQDRYTSIHHLMGSILAFLLRGNG
- a CDS encoding HAD family hydrolase, producing the protein MPWCIECPEPLPHRGTNDLFGANILSPTSPTREVVKYTLSGHNLAFFNPCPDPSLYRTSMIRDVLFDLDGTLTDPKEGITRSIQFSLHRLGREAPPSDQLLWCIGPPLRQSFSHLLEDHDGKLLDLALRHYRERFSEIGIYENSVYPGIETALQNISMAGFHIFLATSKPAVFATRILEHFQLSRYFRGIYGSELDGRLSDKTELIAHIMQTEGLDPRMSLMVGDRVYDMVGGKQNGLATAAVTYGYGSREEIEGASPDFIFHSPSDLAAYLESMTEGGRSTGSPNLPMNPLSE